In Sphingopyxis sp. FD7, a single window of DNA contains:
- the ada gene encoding bifunctional DNA-binding transcriptional regulator/O6-methylguanine-DNA methyltransferase Ada yields MAFSTMTDDECWQAVQARDKAFDGRFVTGVLTTGIYCRPSCAARHPLRENVRFFADGAAARATGLRPCKRCLPDDVARDESAVIKAIAAIKGSEEPLALADLAARTGYSPTHFQRVFTRHTGLSPAAYARALREERARAALSEGVRVTDAIYDAGFSGPSRFYENMEGRMGMTPSAWVNGGKGVEIHWAVVPTSLGDMLVAATDKGVCRLSFAEGREALEERFPAATLVEGGEEFAALLSQVIEAVEAPTQGFDHIPIDVKGTAFQEAVWRELRKIPAGETRSYADIAAAVGKPRAVRAAGSANGANNVAVLIPCHRVVRGDGSLGGYAYGLPIKDELLRREGAPGQRRLDEF; encoded by the coding sequence ATGGCCTTCTCCACGATGACCGACGACGAATGCTGGCAGGCGGTGCAGGCGCGCGACAAGGCGTTCGACGGGCGCTTCGTGACCGGCGTGCTCACCACCGGCATTTATTGCCGACCGAGCTGCGCCGCGCGGCATCCGCTGCGCGAAAATGTGCGCTTCTTTGCCGATGGCGCGGCGGCGCGTGCGACGGGGCTGCGGCCGTGCAAGCGCTGCCTGCCCGACGATGTCGCGCGCGACGAAAGCGCGGTGATCAAGGCGATCGCCGCGATCAAGGGAAGCGAGGAGCCGCTCGCGCTCGCGGATCTCGCCGCGCGCACCGGCTATTCGCCGACGCATTTCCAGCGCGTCTTCACCCGCCACACCGGCCTGTCGCCCGCCGCCTATGCCCGCGCGCTGCGCGAGGAGCGCGCACGGGCGGCGCTGAGCGAGGGGGTGCGGGTGACCGACGCGATTTACGACGCCGGCTTTTCGGGGCCGTCGCGCTTTTACGAAAATATGGAGGGACGTATGGGGATGACCCCGTCAGCATGGGTGAACGGCGGCAAGGGTGTCGAAATCCACTGGGCGGTCGTGCCGACCAGTCTCGGCGACATGCTCGTCGCGGCAACCGACAAGGGCGTGTGCCGCCTGAGCTTTGCCGAGGGACGCGAGGCGCTCGAGGAGCGTTTTCCCGCCGCCACGCTGGTCGAAGGCGGCGAAGAGTTTGCCGCGCTTCTCTCGCAGGTAATTGAAGCCGTCGAGGCGCCGACGCAGGGTTTCGACCATATCCCGATCGACGTGAAAGGGACGGCGTTTCAGGAGGCGGTATGGCGCGAACTGCGCAAGATTCCGGCGGGCGAAACGCGCAGCTATGCCGACATCGCCGCCGCGGTCGGCAAGCCCAGGGCGGTGCGCGCGGCGGGCAGCGCGAACGGCGCGAACAATGTCGCCGTGCTCATCCCCTGCCACCGCGTCGTGCGCGGCGACGGCTCGCTCGGCGGCTACGCCTATGGCCTGCCGATCAAGGACGAACTGCTCCGCCGCGAAGGCGCGCCGGGCCAGCGCCGCCTCGACGAATTTTGA
- a CDS encoding DUF1203 domain-containing protein, translating to MTYKIEGLSPDRFAPLFAMDDTELAARNARRVTATADRGWPCRISLDDAKAGEDVILLHHVSHDVDTPFRSAYAIYVRDRVETATYCDALPPAFVGRTMAFRGFDAEGMLAAARLGPGEDGDAAIRELFADPRIAYIHAQYATNGCFAARIERN from the coding sequence ATGACCTACAAGATCGAGGGGCTCTCCCCCGACCGCTTTGCTCCATTGTTCGCGATGGACGATACCGAACTGGCCGCCCGCAATGCCCGGCGCGTCACCGCGACCGCCGATCGCGGCTGGCCGTGCCGGATCAGCCTCGACGATGCGAAAGCGGGCGAGGATGTGATCCTGCTCCACCATGTCAGCCACGACGTCGATACGCCGTTCCGCAGCGCCTATGCCATCTATGTGCGCGATCGCGTCGAAACGGCGACTTATTGCGACGCACTGCCCCCGGCGTTCGTGGGGCGGACGATGGCGTTCCGCGGCTTCGACGCCGAGGGTATGTTGGCAGCAGCGCGTCTGGGGCCGGGGGAAGATGGCGATGCGGCGATCCGCGAGCTGTTCGCCGACCCGCGCATTGCCTATATCCACGCGCAATATGCCACCAATGGCTGCTTCGCTGCGCGCATCGAGAGGAATTGA
- a CDS encoding S1C family serine protease, which translates to MTRFLALLLALLTLTVPARAADDISAASRSVVRVVTVAMMDGEVVGFGHGSGIAISPTRIVTNAHVVESAARYPGNVALGVVPSEGQKSFAGKLIAIDTARDLALVEITEGRLPAAAIYTGPLESGADVVALGYPGNVDLATARSANDYITPRTPTRSEGNFSNMQAVDGVAMLIHTAKISRGNSGGPLVDQCGRIVGINTAITRADDGDSPFAFAIAGRELTRFLADAGQQYGSVGTTCLSMAEADARERAAIEAEARAEAEASAAKNAAAKLDRELRQARAEEEALAARENRIALAGVLFVIGALAAGAGLMFYSQKNLRHAKLAGGGGGALMLAAVVLFVTRPDAHADVVDEAAKTPASEAPQLAEGSLLCTIRPDRSRITVSATTDVPIRIGKGGCVNGRTQYTRGADGRWQRILVPNEEATVTVASIDAAGRDYRVERYLLDAETMAKARETRAAITLKSCTADPDELAGLAAQQDAIRSALPATPNERLVYRCQRAAMEAAP; encoded by the coding sequence ATGACCCGCTTCCTCGCGCTGCTGCTCGCCCTCCTCACCCTCACCGTCCCCGCGCGCGCCGCCGACGACATCAGCGCCGCGTCGCGCAGCGTCGTGCGCGTCGTCACCGTCGCGATGATGGACGGCGAGGTCGTCGGTTTTGGCCATGGCAGCGGTATCGCCATCTCGCCGACGCGCATCGTCACCAATGCGCATGTCGTCGAATCGGCGGCGCGCTACCCAGGCAATGTGGCATTGGGCGTCGTTCCGTCGGAGGGGCAAAAGAGCTTTGCCGGCAAGCTGATCGCGATCGACACCGCGCGCGACCTCGCGCTCGTCGAGATCACCGAGGGACGCCTGCCCGCCGCCGCCATCTACACCGGCCCGCTCGAATCGGGCGCCGATGTCGTCGCGCTCGGCTATCCCGGCAATGTCGACCTCGCGACCGCGCGCAGCGCCAACGACTATATCACGCCGCGCACGCCGACGCGCAGCGAGGGCAATTTTTCGAACATGCAGGCGGTCGACGGCGTCGCCATGCTGATCCACACCGCGAAAATCTCGCGCGGCAATTCGGGCGGGCCGCTCGTCGACCAGTGCGGGCGCATCGTCGGGATCAACACCGCGATCACCCGTGCCGACGACGGCGATTCGCCCTTTGCCTTTGCGATCGCCGGGCGCGAACTCACGCGCTTCCTCGCCGATGCGGGGCAGCAATATGGCAGCGTGGGCACGACCTGCCTGTCGATGGCCGAGGCCGACGCACGCGAACGCGCGGCGATCGAGGCCGAGGCGCGCGCCGAAGCCGAGGCCAGTGCCGCCAAAAATGCTGCGGCAAAGCTCGACCGCGAACTCAGGCAGGCGCGCGCCGAAGAGGAAGCGCTCGCCGCGCGCGAAAATCGCATCGCGCTCGCCGGCGTATTGTTCGTCATCGGCGCGCTCGCGGCGGGCGCCGGGTTGATGTTCTACAGCCAGAAGAATCTGCGCCATGCCAAGCTGGCGGGCGGCGGCGGCGGCGCGCTGATGCTCGCGGCGGTGGTGCTGTTCGTCACCCGCCCCGATGCCCATGCCGACGTCGTCGACGAGGCGGCCAAGACCCCCGCAAGCGAGGCGCCGCAACTCGCCGAGGGCAGCCTGCTTTGCACGATCCGTCCCGACCGCAGCCGCATCACCGTGTCGGCGACGACCGACGTGCCGATCCGCATCGGCAAGGGCGGCTGCGTCAACGGCCGCACCCAATATACGCGCGGGGCCGACGGCCGCTGGCAGCGCATCCTGGTGCCGAACGAGGAAGCGACCGTCACCGTCGCCTCGATCGACGCCGCGGGGCGCGACTATCGCGTCGAACGCTATCTGCTCGATGCCGAGACGATGGCAAAGGCCCGCGAGACGCGCGCCGCGATCACGCTCAAGAGCTGCACCGCCGACCCCGACGAACTCGCGGGCCTCGCCGCACAGCAGGACGCGATCCGCAGCGCGCTTCCGGCCACCCCCAACGAACGGCTCGTCTATCGCTGCCAGCGGGCGGCGATGGAGGCCGCGCCCTGA
- a CDS encoding dienelactone hydrolase family protein, producing MGEMIRMTMDDGAGIAVYHAEATGERRGGLVLIQEIFGVTDHIRELCDEYAADGYEVLAPALFDREHPGFESDYSGPQFERAIELARKLHPFEQSLKDAQTCIDALKAKGPVFITGYCYGGSVAWRMAQISPDLAAASSYYGSLVPTMFKDEAPRCATIAHFGRFDGGIPMEGVEALIAQDHPTAQIFVYEAGHGFNSDRRKDYHEPSADLARERTLMLFEACGG from the coding sequence ATGGGTGAGATGATTCGGATGACGATGGACGATGGCGCCGGGATCGCTGTCTATCATGCCGAGGCGACAGGCGAACGCCGCGGCGGGTTGGTGCTCATCCAGGAAATCTTCGGCGTCACCGATCATATCCGCGAGCTTTGCGACGAATATGCCGCCGACGGCTATGAAGTGCTCGCCCCCGCGCTGTTCGACCGCGAGCATCCGGGGTTCGAGAGCGACTATTCGGGGCCGCAGTTCGAGCGCGCTATCGAGCTGGCGCGCAAGCTCCATCCGTTCGAACAGAGTTTGAAGGACGCGCAGACGTGCATCGACGCGCTGAAAGCGAAGGGGCCAGTCTTCATCACCGGCTATTGTTATGGCGGGTCGGTCGCGTGGCGGATGGCGCAGATCAGCCCCGATCTGGCGGCGGCATCCTCCTATTACGGCAGCCTCGTGCCGACGATGTTCAAGGACGAGGCGCCGCGCTGCGCGACCATCGCCCATTTCGGCCGCTTCGACGGCGGCATCCCGATGGAGGGGGTCGAAGCGCTGATCGCGCAGGATCACCCGACTGCGCAAATCTTCGTTTACGAGGCGGGACACGGCTTCAACAGCGACCGCCGCAAGGATTATCACGAACCGAGCGCGGACTTGGCGCGCGAGCGCACGCTGATGCTGTTCGAGGCGTGCGGGGGGTGA
- a CDS encoding F0F1 ATP synthase subunit delta, which translates to MENSGGIQGNITAGLAGRYASALFDLARESNAIDSVQQSLSALRAGLIESADLKALVESPVVSRADAARAVAAVAEAMKLDSLTGKFLGVLAENRRLADLGGMIDAFDAIVAAHRGEVTAKVTSAHPLTAEQLDALAANLKTRVGRDVQVATTVDPAILGGLVVQLGSQLIDGSIRTRLNSFAQAMKG; encoded by the coding sequence GTGGAGAATTCCGGCGGCATTCAGGGCAACATAACGGCGGGCCTCGCGGGCCGCTATGCCAGCGCGCTGTTCGATCTGGCGCGCGAATCGAATGCCATCGACAGCGTCCAGCAAAGCCTTTCGGCGCTGCGCGCGGGCCTGATCGAATCGGCTGATCTCAAGGCGCTTGTCGAAAGCCCCGTCGTCAGCCGCGCCGACGCCGCCAGGGCGGTCGCCGCGGTCGCAGAGGCGATGAAGCTCGATTCGCTCACCGGCAAATTCCTCGGCGTGCTCGCCGAGAACCGGCGGCTCGCCGATCTGGGCGGCATGATCGACGCATTCGACGCGATCGTCGCGGCGCATCGCGGCGAAGTGACCGCAAAGGTCACGAGCGCGCACCCGCTCACGGCAGAGCAGCTCGACGCGCTCGCCGCCAATCTCAAGACCCGTGTCGGCCGCGACGTCCAGGTCGCGACGACGGTCGATCCCGCCATCCTCGGCGGCCTCGTCGTCCAGCTGGGCAGCCAGCTGATCGACGGCAGCATCCGTACCCGTCTCAACAGTTTCGCCCAGGCGATGAAGGGCTGA
- the atpA gene encoding F0F1 ATP synthase subunit alpha, giving the protein MEIRAAEISKVIKDQIANFGTDATVSEIGSVLSVGDGIARVHGLDNVQAGEMVEFANGVKGMALNLEADNVGIVIFGSDAEIKEGDQVKRTGTIVDVPVGKGLLGRVVDGLGNPIDGKGPIKADKRMRVEVKAPGIIPRTSVHEPVQTGLKALDALVPVGRGQRELIIGDRQTGKTAVAIDTFINQKEINKGDDESKKLYCIYVAVGQKRSTVAQIVRQLEENGAMEYSIVVAATASEPAPLQFLAPYTGCTMGEFFRDNGMHAVIVYDDLSKQAVAYRQMSLLLRRPPGREAYPGDVFYLHSRLLERAAKMNSDNGAGSLTALPIIETQAGDVSAYIPTNVISITDGQIFLETNLFNAGIRPAINVGLSVSRVGSAAQTKAMKKVSGSIKLELAQYREMEAFAQFGSDLDASTQKLLNRGARLTQLLKQPQFQPMPFEEQTASIFAGTNGYLDNVATTDVSRYEAAMLAYLRSDHADVLKAIRDTKDLGDDTKKALVAALDAFAKIFA; this is encoded by the coding sequence ATGGAAATCCGCGCCGCTGAAATCAGCAAGGTCATCAAGGACCAGATCGCCAATTTCGGCACCGACGCCACGGTCAGCGAGATCGGCTCGGTGCTGTCGGTCGGCGACGGCATCGCCCGCGTCCACGGCCTCGACAATGTCCAGGCCGGCGAAATGGTCGAATTCGCCAATGGCGTGAAGGGCATGGCGCTCAACCTCGAAGCCGATAACGTCGGCATCGTGATCTTCGGCTCGGACGCCGAGATCAAGGAAGGCGACCAGGTCAAGCGCACCGGCACGATCGTCGACGTCCCCGTCGGCAAGGGCCTGCTCGGCCGCGTCGTCGACGGCCTTGGCAACCCGATCGACGGCAAGGGGCCGATCAAGGCCGACAAGCGCATGCGCGTCGAGGTCAAGGCGCCGGGCATCATCCCGCGCACCTCGGTCCACGAACCCGTCCAGACCGGCCTCAAGGCATTGGACGCGCTCGTCCCCGTCGGCCGTGGCCAGCGCGAGCTGATCATCGGCGACCGCCAGACCGGCAAGACCGCCGTTGCGATCGACACCTTCATCAACCAGAAGGAAATCAACAAGGGCGACGATGAGTCGAAGAAGCTCTACTGCATCTATGTCGCGGTCGGCCAGAAGCGCTCGACCGTCGCGCAGATCGTCCGCCAGCTCGAAGAAAATGGCGCGATGGAATACTCCATCGTCGTCGCCGCGACCGCGTCGGAGCCCGCGCCGCTCCAGTTCCTCGCGCCCTACACCGGCTGCACGATGGGCGAGTTTTTCCGCGATAACGGGATGCACGCCGTCATCGTCTATGACGATCTGTCGAAGCAGGCCGTCGCCTATCGTCAGATGTCGCTGCTGCTGCGCCGTCCGCCGGGCCGCGAAGCCTATCCCGGCGACGTTTTCTATCTGCACTCGCGTTTGCTGGAGCGCGCGGCAAAGATGAACAGCGACAATGGCGCCGGTTCGCTGACCGCGCTGCCGATCATCGAAACGCAGGCAGGCGACGTGTCGGCGTATATCCCGACCAACGTGATTTCGATCACCGACGGCCAGATCTTCCTCGAAACCAACCTGTTCAACGCGGGTATCCGCCCGGCGATCAACGTCGGCCTGTCGGTGAGCCGCGTCGGCTCGGCCGCGCAGACCAAGGCGATGAAGAAGGTGTCGGGCTCGATCAAGCTGGAACTGGCGCAATATCGCGAAATGGAAGCCTTTGCGCAGTTCGGTTCGGACCTCGACGCCTCGACGCAGAAGCTCTTGAACCGCGGCGCGCGCCTGACGCAGCTTTTGAAGCAGCCGCAGTTCCAGCCGATGCCGTTCGAGGAGCAGACCGCGTCGATCTTTGCCGGCACCAACGGTTATCTCGACAATGTCGCGACGACCGACGTGTCGCGCTACGAAGCGGCGATGCTCGCCTATCTGCGCAGCGACCATGCCGATGTGCTGAAGGCGATCCGCGACACCAAGGATCTGGGCGACGACACGAAGAAGGCGCTGGTCGCCGCGCTCGACGCCTTCGCCAAGATTTTTGCATAA
- a CDS encoding F0F1 ATP synthase subunit gamma, producing MASLKELKGRIVSVKSTQKITKAKKMVAAAKLRKAQAAAEAARPYAERLEGVVASLASKVGASDSAPKLLAGTGKSDTHLLVVLNSDRGLAGAFNSNIVKAARDKALELQAQGKKVLFYLVGRKGRPVIARLFPGQIIEQYETTGIRDIGFEQASEISAKLMELYEAGAFDVAHLFYSKFRSALLQIATGQQMIPVPPPEGAAPGSGSGASVEYEPDEEAILADLLPRNVTIQIFKGLLENAASEQGASMTAMDNATRNAGELINKLTIVYNRTRQAAITTELIEIIAGAEAL from the coding sequence ATGGCCAGTCTGAAGGAACTCAAAGGGCGGATCGTCTCGGTCAAATCGACCCAGAAGATCACCAAGGCCAAGAAGATGGTCGCCGCCGCGAAGCTGCGTAAAGCGCAGGCCGCCGCCGAAGCCGCGCGTCCCTATGCCGAGCGGCTCGAAGGCGTCGTCGCGAGCCTCGCGTCGAAGGTCGGCGCGTCGGATTCGGCGCCGAAGCTGCTGGCCGGCACCGGCAAGAGCGACACGCACCTGCTTGTCGTGCTCAACAGCGACCGCGGGCTGGCGGGCGCGTTCAACTCGAACATCGTCAAGGCCGCGCGCGACAAGGCGCTCGAACTGCAAGCACAGGGCAAGAAGGTTCTCTTCTACCTCGTCGGCCGCAAGGGCCGCCCGGTGATCGCGCGCCTCTTTCCGGGTCAGATCATCGAGCAATATGAGACGACCGGGATCCGCGACATCGGCTTCGAGCAGGCGAGCGAGATTTCGGCGAAGCTGATGGAGCTTTACGAAGCCGGCGCCTTCGACGTCGCGCATCTCTTTTATTCCAAGTTCCGCTCGGCGCTCCTCCAGATCGCGACGGGGCAGCAGATGATCCCGGTCCCGCCGCCGGAAGGCGCCGCCCCCGGATCGGGGTCCGGGGCTTCGGTTGAATATGAACCCGACGAGGAAGCGATCCTCGCCGACCTCTTGCCGCGCAACGTCACCATCCAGATCTTCAAGGGCCTGCTCGAAAACGCAGCGTCCGAACAGGGCGCGTCGATGACCGCGATGGACAATGCGACGCGCAACGCGGGCGAGCTGATCAACAAGCTGACCATCGTTTACAACCGCACGCGCCAGGCGGCGATCACCACCGAACTTATCGAAATCATCGCTGGCGCCGAAGCGCTCTAA
- the atpD gene encoding F0F1 ATP synthase subunit beta: MATAPAPEKKAPAKKAAAPKAAAPKKAAAPKATGTATGRVAQVIGAVVDVQFTGELPAILNALETDNNGNRLVLEVAQHLGENTVRTIAMDATDGLTRGQPVRDTGAQISVPVGPQTLGRILNVIGDPIDERGPVNSDMSAPIHAKAPEFVDQSTEASILVTGIKVIDLIAPYAKGGKIGLFGGAGVGKTVLIQELINNIAKGHGGVSVFAGVGERTREGNDLYHEFLDAGVIAKDADGNPTPDGSKVALVFGQMNEPPGARARVALSGLTMAEYFRDQEGQDVLFFVDNIFRFTQAGSEVSALLGRIPSAVGYQPTLSTDMGALQERITSTTKGSITSVQAIYVPADDLTDPAPATSFAHLDATTTLSRAISELGIYPAVDPLDSTSRVLTPAVVGQEHYETARRVQETLQKYKSLQDIIAILGMDELSEEDKLVVARARKIQRFLSQPFHVAEVFTGIPGKFVPIEETVKSFKAVVDGEYDHLPEAAFYMVGGIDEAVAKAAKLAEDA; encoded by the coding sequence ATGGCAACCGCACCCGCCCCTGAAAAGAAGGCTCCCGCCAAAAAGGCCGCCGCGCCCAAGGCTGCTGCGCCGAAGAAGGCCGCCGCACCCAAGGCCACCGGCACCGCAACGGGCCGCGTCGCGCAGGTCATCGGCGCCGTCGTCGACGTCCAGTTCACCGGCGAGCTGCCCGCGATCCTGAACGCGCTCGAAACCGACAACAACGGCAACCGCCTCGTCCTCGAAGTCGCGCAGCACCTCGGCGAGAACACCGTCCGCACCATCGCGATGGACGCGACCGACGGCCTGACCCGCGGCCAGCCGGTTCGCGACACCGGCGCGCAGATTTCGGTCCCCGTCGGCCCGCAGACGCTCGGACGCATCCTCAACGTCATCGGCGACCCGATCGACGAACGCGGCCCGGTGAACAGCGACATGAGCGCGCCGATCCACGCCAAGGCCCCCGAGTTCGTTGACCAGTCGACCGAAGCGTCGATCCTCGTCACCGGCATCAAGGTCATCGACCTGATCGCGCCCTATGCCAAGGGCGGCAAGATCGGTCTGTTCGGCGGCGCGGGCGTCGGCAAGACGGTGCTCATCCAGGAACTGATCAACAACATCGCCAAGGGCCATGGCGGCGTCAGCGTGTTCGCGGGCGTCGGTGAACGCACCCGCGAAGGCAACGACCTCTATCACGAGTTCCTCGACGCCGGGGTTATCGCCAAGGACGCCGACGGCAACCCGACCCCCGACGGGTCGAAGGTCGCGCTGGTGTTCGGCCAGATGAACGAACCCCCGGGCGCCCGCGCGCGCGTTGCGCTGTCGGGCCTGACCATGGCCGAATATTTCCGCGACCAGGAAGGCCAGGACGTGCTCTTCTTCGTCGACAACATCTTCCGCTTCACGCAGGCGGGTTCGGAAGTGTCGGCGCTGCTCGGCCGTATTCCTTCGGCGGTGGGTTATCAGCCGACGCTGTCGACCGACATGGGCGCGCTGCAGGAACGCATCACCTCGACCACCAAGGGTTCGATCACCTCGGTGCAGGCCATTTACGTCCCCGCGGACGACTTGACCGACCCCGCGCCCGCGACTTCGTTCGCCCACTTGGACGCGACGACGACGCTGAGCCGCGCGATTTCGGAACTCGGCATCTATCCCGCGGTCGATCCGCTCGATTCGACCTCGCGCGTGCTGACGCCCGCCGTCGTCGGTCAGGAGCATTATGAAACCGCCCGCCGCGTTCAGGAAACGCTGCAGAAGTACAAGTCGCTGCAGGACATCATCGCGATCCTCGGCATGGACGAGCTTTCAGAAGAGGATAAGCTCGTCGTCGCCCGCGCGCGCAAGATCCAGCGCTTCCTGTCGCAGCCCTTCCACGTCGCCGAAGTCTTCACCGGCATCCCCGGCAAGTTCGTGCCGATCGAGGAAACGGTGAAGTCGTTCAAGGCGGTCGTCGACGGCGAATATGACCATCTGCCCGAAGCGGCCTTCTACATGGTCGGCGGCATCGACGAAGCGGTCGCCAAGGCCGCGAAGCTCGCCGAAGACGCGTAA
- a CDS encoding ATP synthase F1 subunit epsilon — protein sequence MALKFELVTPARLERSADVHMVTVPGTEGDFSVLEGHAPFMATLRNGPLTIYASQGAAPEVIEVEGGFAEVNEAGLTVLAEHIAG from the coding sequence ATGGCTCTGAAGTTCGAACTCGTCACTCCCGCCCGCCTCGAGCGGTCCGCCGACGTCCATATGGTCACCGTTCCGGGGACCGAGGGCGATTTTTCGGTGCTCGAAGGCCATGCGCCCTTCATGGCGACGCTGCGCAATGGCCCGCTGACCATCTATGCGTCGCAGGGCGCCGCGCCCGAAGTGATCGAGGTCGAAGGCGGCTTTGCCGAAGTCAATGAAGCGGGCCTCACCGTGCTGGCAGAGCATATCGCCGGCTGA
- a CDS encoding CpaF family protein: MSAFGRRPGAAGRPAFGVAKPMQTGAAVPGGTQFPAIDTPAETPLPMPSSLSPEDDAMERLNQRSTAEMAEPEKAQGFEASVHKIKEQVLPRLLERVDPEAAATLSKDELTEEFRPIILEVLAELRITLNRREQFALEKVLVDELLGFGPLEELLADPDVSDIMVNGPYQTYVERKGQLMLAPIQFRDEQHLFQIAQRICNLVGRRVDQTTPLADARLKDGSRVNVIVPPLSLRGTAISIRKFSAKPITLDMLCQWGAMSQKMCTALKIAGASRFNIVISGGTGSGKTTMLNALSKMIDPGERVLTIEDAAELRLQQPHWLPLETRPANLEGNGAIHMGDLVKNALRMRPDRIIMGEVRGAECFDLLAAMNTGHDGSMCTLHSNSPRECLGRMENMVLMGDIKIPKEAISKQIADSVDLIVQIKRLRDGSRRVTNITEVIGMEGDVIVTQELFKFEYLDEDKDGKIVGEYRSMGLRPYTLEKARQYGFDQPYLEACL, from the coding sequence ATGAGTGCATTCGGACGCCGACCCGGAGCCGCTGGCCGCCCCGCCTTTGGCGTGGCGAAGCCGATGCAGACTGGCGCCGCCGTACCCGGTGGAACCCAGTTCCCCGCGATTGACACGCCCGCCGAAACCCCGCTGCCGATGCCGTCGTCGCTGTCGCCCGAAGACGATGCGATGGAACGACTCAACCAGCGCTCGACCGCCGAGATGGCCGAACCCGAAAAAGCGCAGGGGTTCGAGGCGAGCGTCCACAAGATCAAGGAACAGGTGCTGCCGCGCCTGCTCGAGCGTGTCGATCCCGAGGCCGCGGCGACGCTGTCGAAGGACGAGCTGACCGAAGAGTTTCGCCCGATCATCCTCGAAGTGCTCGCCGAGCTTCGCATCACGCTCAATCGGCGCGAACAATTCGCGCTCGAGAAGGTGCTCGTCGACGAACTGCTCGGCTTTGGCCCGCTGGAGGAATTGCTCGCCGATCCCGACGTTTCCGACATCATGGTCAACGGTCCCTATCAAACCTATGTCGAGCGCAAGGGTCAGCTGATGCTCGCGCCGATCCAGTTTCGCGACGAACAGCATCTGTTCCAGATCGCGCAGCGCATCTGCAACCTCGTCGGCCGCCGCGTCGACCAGACGACGCCGCTCGCCGACGCGCGTTTGAAGGACGGCAGCCGCGTCAATGTGATCGTCCCGCCGCTGTCCTTGCGCGGCACCGCCATCTCGATTCGCAAATTCTCGGCCAAGCCGATCACGCTCGACATGCTGTGCCAATGGGGCGCGATGAGCCAGAAGATGTGCACCGCGCTGAAAATCGCGGGCGCCAGCCGCTTCAACATCGTCATTTCGGGCGGCACGGGTTCGGGTAAAACCACCATGCTCAACGCCCTTTCCAAGATGATCGACCCCGGCGAACGCGTGCTGACGATCGAGGACGCCGCCGAACTTCGCCTGCAACAGCCGCACTGGCTGCCGCTCGAAACGCGCCCCGCGAACCTTGAAGGGAACGGCGCGATCCACATGGGCGATCTCGTCAAGAACGCGCTCAGAATGCGCCCCGACCGCATCATCATGGGCGAGGTTCGCGGCGCCGAATGTTTCGACCTGCTCGCCGCGATGAATACCGGTCACGACGGGTCGATGTGTACGCTGCACAGCAACAGCCCGCGCGAATGCCTCGGCCGTATGGAAAATATGGTGCTGATGGGCGACATCAAGATCCCGAAGGAAGCGATCTCGAAACAGATCGCCGACTCGGTCGACCTGATCGTCCAGATCAAGCGCCTGCGCGACGGTTCGCGCCGCGTCACCAACATCACCGAAGTGATCGGCATGGAAGGCGACGTCATCGTCACCCAGGAATTGTTCAAGTTCGAATATCTGGACGAGGACAAGGACGGCAAGATCGTCGGCGAATATCGCTCGATGGGCTTGCGTCCCTACACGCTGGAAAAAGCGCGGCAATATGGGTTCGACCAGCCGTATCTGGAGGCGTGTCTGTAA